The Mesorhizobium sp. B1-1-8 genome contains a region encoding:
- the ehuB gene encoding ectoine/hydroxyectoine ABC transporter substrate-binding protein EhuB codes for MSHISRRAVVKAAACLALAATALTSLPAHAETTLERAKKDGYIRVGFANEAPFGFATPDGKLTGEAPEVAKAVLAKMGIKQVDGVLTEFGSLIPGLKAGRFDIIAAGMFITPKRCAEINFSEPSYGIGEALLVTKGNPKGIKDFSSIKDNPDLKLAVMAGAVEGGFAKDAGVAEGQIVTLPDQSSLVAAVQAGRADAAALTALSIADMAKKADGVESTKPFGEVAGKSVKGHGGFGFRKQDTDLQKAFNAELKKFIGSPEHIALVEPLGFGKDYLPNKTTAQLCKGE; via the coding sequence ATGTCACACATATCTCGCCGTGCGGTTGTGAAGGCCGCCGCCTGCCTCGCGCTAGCCGCGACCGCATTGACGTCGTTGCCGGCCCATGCGGAGACGACGCTGGAACGCGCCAAGAAGGACGGCTACATCCGTGTCGGCTTCGCCAACGAGGCGCCGTTCGGTTTCGCGACGCCCGACGGCAAGCTGACCGGCGAGGCTCCCGAGGTCGCCAAGGCCGTGCTCGCCAAGATGGGCATCAAACAGGTCGACGGCGTGCTGACCGAGTTCGGCTCGCTTATCCCCGGGCTCAAGGCTGGCCGCTTCGACATCATCGCCGCCGGCATGTTCATCACTCCGAAGCGCTGCGCCGAGATCAATTTCTCGGAGCCGTCCTACGGCATCGGCGAGGCCTTGTTGGTGACAAAGGGTAATCCCAAGGGCATCAAGGACTTTTCCAGCATCAAGGACAACCCGGATCTCAAGCTCGCCGTGATGGCCGGCGCCGTCGAGGGCGGCTTCGCCAAGGACGCGGGTGTTGCCGAAGGGCAGATCGTCACTTTGCCCGACCAGTCCAGTCTCGTCGCCGCCGTCCAGGCAGGGCGCGCCGATGCGGCCGCGCTCACCGCGCTGTCGATCGCCGACATGGCCAAGAAGGCCGATGGCGTCGAATCGACCAAGCCGTTCGGCGAGGTTGCCGGCAAATCGGTGAAGGGCCATGGCGGCTTCGGCTTCCGTAAGCAAGACACCGATCTGCAGAAAGCGTTCAACGCCGAGCTGAAGAAGTTCATCGGCTCGCCCGAGCACATCGCCCTGGTCGAGCCGCTCGGCTTCGGGAAGGATTATTTGCCGAACAAGACCACAGCGCAGCTCTGCAAGGGCGAATAG
- the ehuC gene encoding ectoine/hydroxyectoine ABC transporter permease subunit EhuC has translation MGIRTLVAMLAASLAVIAVLATQATYRLFLPGLLQGAVLTIEIAVLGSLLAVVMGVLAALARMYGPAPLRWLATVYVEIFRGTSALVQLFWLFFVLPQFGVTLDAFLVAVLALGLNVGAYGSECVRGAIQSVARGQWEAGTALNMSRSQMLRRIILPQAFIAMIPPWGNLFIELLKSTALVSLITLTDLAFKAQQMNQNTFKTIPIFTLVLLMYLAMSLTVSIGMRLLEKRASLGLARGRAA, from the coding sequence ATGGGAATCCGCACGCTCGTTGCCATGCTGGCCGCCTCGCTGGCTGTGATCGCCGTGCTGGCAACGCAGGCCACGTACAGGCTGTTCCTGCCGGGACTGCTGCAAGGTGCCGTACTGACGATCGAGATCGCAGTCCTTGGCAGCCTGCTGGCGGTTGTCATGGGCGTGCTCGCCGCGCTGGCACGCATGTATGGTCCGGCGCCGCTTAGATGGCTGGCGACGGTCTATGTCGAAATCTTTCGCGGCACTTCGGCGCTGGTGCAGCTGTTCTGGCTGTTTTTCGTGCTGCCGCAATTCGGCGTCACGCTCGACGCATTCCTGGTCGCCGTGCTGGCGCTTGGCCTGAATGTCGGGGCCTACGGATCCGAATGCGTGCGCGGCGCCATCCAGTCGGTCGCGCGCGGCCAGTGGGAAGCGGGAACGGCGCTCAACATGAGCCGATCGCAGATGCTGCGCCGGATCATCCTGCCGCAGGCCTTCATCGCCATGATCCCGCCCTGGGGCAATCTGTTCATCGAGCTGCTGAAGTCGACCGCGCTGGTGTCGCTGATCACGCTCACCGATCTTGCCTTCAAGGCACAGCAAATGAACCAGAATACGTTCAAGACCATTCCGATCTTCACGCTTGTGCTGCTGATGTATCTGGCGATGTCGCTCACCGTCTCCATCGGCATGCGGCTCCTCGAAAAACGGGCCTCGCTCGGCCTGGCGCGGGGGAGGGCGGCATGA
- the ehuD gene encoding ectoine/hydroxyectoine ABC transporter permease subunit EhuD, translating into MIWDWGFTLEILPVLAHAAIVSIEATLLGFVIAATLGMVLAVIRIAVPWTAWTISVLVELIRSTPLLIQIFFIYFVFPKFGLVLDAFTAGVIAIGIHYAAYCSEVYRAGFDNIHRGQWEASIALNLSSWTTFRDIIIPQAIPPIVPALGNYLVALFKETPLLSAIAVLELMQTAKIIGSETFRYTEPITLVGLFFLAMSLVSAALIRALERLLNQRNAR; encoded by the coding sequence ATGATCTGGGATTGGGGTTTTACTCTGGAGATCCTGCCGGTGCTGGCGCACGCGGCCATCGTGTCGATCGAGGCGACGCTTCTCGGCTTCGTCATAGCGGCGACGCTTGGCATGGTCCTGGCCGTGATCCGCATCGCCGTGCCGTGGACCGCCTGGACGATCTCGGTGCTGGTCGAGCTGATCCGCTCGACGCCGCTGCTCATCCAGATCTTCTTCATCTATTTCGTCTTTCCGAAATTCGGCCTTGTGCTCGACGCGTTCACGGCCGGCGTCATCGCCATCGGCATCCACTACGCCGCCTACTGCTCGGAGGTCTATCGCGCCGGCTTCGACAATATCCATCGCGGTCAGTGGGAAGCCTCGATCGCGCTCAATCTGTCGTCCTGGACGACCTTTCGCGACATCATCATCCCGCAGGCCATTCCGCCGATCGTGCCGGCGCTCGGCAACTATCTCGTCGCGCTGTTTAAGGAGACGCCGCTGCTTTCGGCCATCGCCGTGCTGGAGCTCATGCAGACCGCCAAGATCATCGGCTCCGAGACATTCCGCTACACCGAACCGATCACCTTGGTCGGCCTGTTCTTCCTCGCGATGAGCCTGGTTTCGGCCGCGCTTATTCGTGCCCTCGAACGCCTGCTCAACCAGAGGAACGCCCGATGA
- the ehuA gene encoding ectoine/hydroxyectoine ABC transporter ATP-binding protein EhuA codes for MTEQPMVRFDNVSKRYGSLTVLDGLNLEIARGEKVSVIGPSGSGKTTVLRMLMTLETINDGVIWVEGEPLTHMKQNGKLVPANLAHIRRIRAKIGMVFQSFNLFPHMTAMANCIEAPITVLGMKRADAEARAAELLDMVGLSQKKDHYPSQLSGGQQQRVAIARALAMRPKIMLFDEVTSALDPELVGEVLQVIRQIGREHDLTMLMVTHQMGFAKEFSDRVCFFYQGKICEQGPPGELFGAPKNERTRQFLHAVLEAG; via the coding sequence ATGACGGAACAACCGATGGTGCGCTTCGACAATGTTTCCAAACGCTACGGCTCATTGACTGTCCTCGATGGCCTGAACCTCGAAATCGCGCGCGGCGAGAAGGTCTCCGTCATCGGTCCGTCCGGCTCCGGCAAGACCACCGTCCTGCGCATGCTGATGACGCTGGAGACGATCAACGACGGCGTCATCTGGGTTGAGGGCGAGCCGCTGACGCATATGAAGCAGAACGGAAAGCTGGTGCCCGCCAACCTCGCCCATATCAGGCGCATCCGGGCGAAGATCGGCATGGTGTTCCAGTCCTTCAACCTGTTTCCGCATATGACGGCGATGGCCAATTGCATCGAGGCGCCGATAACCGTGCTTGGCATGAAACGGGCGGATGCCGAGGCGCGGGCGGCGGAGCTTCTCGACATGGTCGGGCTGTCGCAGAAGAAGGATCATTATCCCTCCCAGCTCTCCGGCGGCCAGCAGCAGCGCGTCGCCATCGCTAGGGCGCTGGCAATGCGGCCCAAGATAATGTTGTTCGACGAGGTGACGTCGGCGCTCGACCCCGAACTTGTCGGCGAAGTGCTGCAGGTGATAAGGCAAATCGGCCGCGAGCATGATTTGACAATGCTCATGGTCACCCACCAGATGGGCTTCGCCAAGGAATTTTCCGACCGCGTCTGCTTCTTCTACCAGGGAAAGATTTGCGAGCAGGGACCGCCGGGCGAGCTGTTCGGCGCGCCCAAGAACGAGCGGACGCGGCAGTTCCTGCACGCTGTCCTGGAGGCTGGATGA
- a CDS encoding GntR family transcriptional regulator, giving the protein MTLETEASAATMTASRPLSARERFERIYLILRDRICLLDYPPGSRLSEEELAQEFEISRTPVRRVLARLESEGLVQSVHGVGTIVTDVDIEELQQVYHLRLELALLVGKLSPIPRTAADLDRIRALIARCDSDMVNPDQRAFLQLNMDFFSELTAMTGNQPLREISERLYFQVARVVLKMMPQLGLVEEFTAFRREMEEVLAAAEIGDWESIGHIRRAHISMSFRRMMRHAGHARDGDRLVRQEE; this is encoded by the coding sequence ATGACGCTGGAGACGGAGGCCTCGGCCGCGACAATGACCGCGTCGCGTCCGCTGTCGGCGCGGGAACGGTTCGAACGCATCTACCTGATCCTGCGCGACCGCATCTGCCTGCTCGACTACCCGCCGGGAAGCCGGCTCTCCGAGGAAGAACTCGCCCAGGAATTCGAGATCAGCCGCACGCCGGTCCGCCGTGTGCTGGCGCGGCTTGAATCCGAAGGCCTGGTTCAGTCCGTGCATGGCGTCGGCACCATAGTCACCGATGTCGATATCGAGGAACTGCAGCAGGTCTATCATCTGCGCCTGGAACTGGCGCTTCTGGTCGGCAAGCTCTCGCCTATACCGCGTACGGCGGCCGACCTCGATCGGATCCGGGCGCTCATTGCGCGCTGCGATTCCGACATGGTCAATCCGGATCAACGGGCTTTCCTGCAGCTGAACATGGATTTCTTCTCCGAACTGACCGCCATGACCGGGAACCAGCCGCTGCGCGAGATCAGCGAGCGGCTGTATTTCCAAGTGGCGCGCGTCGTCCTGAAGATGATGCCGCAGCTGGGCCTCGTGGAGGAGTTCACGGCGTTCCGACGCGAAATGGAGGAGGTCCTGGCCGCGGCAGAGATCGGTGATTGGGAATCGATCGGGCATATACGGCGCGCCCACATCTCGATGAGCTTTCGACGCATGATGCGCCATGCTGGTCATGCCAGGGACGGCGATCGCTTGGTACGGCAAGAGGAATGA
- a CDS encoding acyltransferase family protein, translating to MKSSTGEHYPALDHIRGLAAFMVFTFHFLHASPDAPVAYSFVPALPLFSILDEGHTGVSLFMALSGYLFAKLLDGKQVRYLPFFANRALRLLPLLLAVICVEACRRYLAGQDIEKYFTDVGKGLIFPTLPNGGWSITVEAHFYLLLPFLLMASRRFLFAPLLFIAAAILLRIVLYEQLGEVQSAAYWTIIGHADQFLAGILAFHLRVYANGRHWLALAVLAAFSGFFWWFDAAGGFYRLAPHPSPRWIWVILPTLEAAVYSFGIAYYDTTFTKKRTSLPFRIMEKAGSYSYSIYLLHLFFAFELAAFINDNVMNISNFYVACLWSAVCFLATIPIGYLSYSCIEAPFLRLRVRYVMPATADPTPVRAAPAAAASQLG from the coding sequence ATGAAATCCTCGACCGGAGAGCACTATCCAGCGCTGGATCATATCCGTGGCCTGGCGGCCTTTATGGTCTTCACTTTTCACTTCCTCCACGCATCTCCGGATGCGCCGGTAGCCTATAGCTTCGTACCGGCTCTGCCCTTGTTCAGCATCCTGGACGAAGGGCACACCGGCGTTTCCTTGTTCATGGCGCTTTCCGGTTACCTGTTTGCCAAGCTTCTTGACGGCAAGCAGGTCAGATATCTGCCATTCTTCGCCAACAGGGCGCTCAGGCTGCTGCCCTTGCTGCTCGCCGTGATTTGCGTCGAGGCTTGCCGCAGATATCTGGCCGGTCAGGATATTGAGAAGTATTTCACCGATGTCGGCAAGGGGCTGATTTTCCCCACGCTTCCCAATGGCGGCTGGTCGATCACCGTTGAAGCCCATTTCTACCTGTTGCTGCCGTTCCTGCTAATGGCGTCCAGGCGATTCCTGTTCGCCCCGCTGCTGTTCATCGCTGCAGCCATTTTGCTGAGGATCGTTTTGTATGAGCAACTCGGCGAGGTGCAGTCCGCAGCATACTGGACGATCATAGGACATGCGGACCAGTTCCTGGCCGGCATTCTTGCCTTCCACCTTCGGGTCTATGCGAACGGCAGGCACTGGCTGGCGCTGGCCGTTCTCGCGGCATTTTCGGGGTTCTTCTGGTGGTTCGACGCTGCGGGCGGTTTTTACCGTCTAGCGCCCCATCCGTCGCCGCGTTGGATATGGGTGATCCTGCCGACCCTGGAGGCGGCCGTCTATTCCTTCGGGATCGCCTATTACGATACGACTTTTACCAAGAAGCGGACGAGCCTGCCGTTCAGGATCATGGAGAAGGCCGGATCGTACAGTTATTCGATCTATCTGCTGCATCTGTTTTTCGCGTTCGAGCTGGCCGCCTTCATCAACGATAACGTCATGAACATCAGCAATTTCTACGTCGCGTGCCTCTGGTCCGCAGTGTGCTTCCTCGCAACCATTCCAATCGGTTACCTCAGCTATTCCTGCATCGAAGCGCCATTCCTGCGCCTGCGTGTGCGATATGTAATGCCGGCAACCGCCGATCCGACCCCGGTCAGAGCCGCGCCGGCCGCGGCAGCTTCCCAGTTAGGCTGA
- a CDS encoding MaoC/PaaZ C-terminal domain-containing protein, producing MMEQIQYFEDYEIGSSRLTGGRTITETDFIVHAGHTGDFFPHHMDAEFMKTTPFGQRIAHGTLVFSVGIGLTANIVNPVAFSYGYDRLRFIKPVFIGDTIRTRTTIAAKQDDPKRPDSGRVIERCEVINQRGEVVLAADHIYIVERREKPMARDRQGDAG from the coding sequence CTGATGGAACAGATCCAGTATTTCGAGGACTACGAGATCGGTTCCTCGCGCCTCACCGGCGGCCGCACCATCACCGAGACGGATTTCATCGTCCATGCCGGCCACACCGGCGATTTCTTCCCGCACCACATGGACGCCGAGTTCATGAAGACGACACCGTTCGGCCAGCGCATTGCGCATGGCACGCTGGTGTTCTCCGTCGGCATCGGCCTGACGGCAAACATCGTCAACCCGGTCGCCTTTTCATATGGCTATGACCGGCTGCGCTTCATCAAGCCGGTTTTCATCGGCGATACGATCCGCACGCGCACCACCATCGCGGCCAAGCAAGACGATCCCAAGCGGCCGGATTCAGGACGGGTGATCGAACGCTGCGAGGTGATCAACCAGCGCGGCGAGGTGGTGCTGGCCGCCGACCACATCTACATCGTCGAACGCCGGGAAAAACCGATGGCAAGAGATCGACAGGGGGACGCCGGTTGA
- a CDS encoding Gfo/Idh/MocA family protein → MTEGFDPASLTQSWPKPSKPRPIVTFGAGSIVGDAHFPAYRKAGFPVAGLYDPDQAKAQTLAEKWGVTAFRSVDEAAAVKDAIFDLATPPGRHAEILRALPDGAVALIQKPMGNYLGEATEILEICRAKKLKAAVNFQLRFAPMMLALKDAIAKGWLGAVVDFDAWLALATPWQLWEFLLKAPRVEIAMHSIHYLDLIRQLLGDPRGVHAKTLGHPNHAVAQTRTSAILDYGDTVRCALSINHDHKFGRRHQACDFRICGTEGAAYLKLGLNLDYPRGEPDILEIFPKGGSDWIAVPLAGEWFPDAFVGRMANVQRFAAGEDATLISPVEDAWSTMALVEAAYRSSAALATPIAERP, encoded by the coding sequence ATGACTGAGGGTTTCGACCCCGCCTCGCTCACCCAATCCTGGCCGAAGCCGTCGAAGCCGCGCCCGATCGTCACCTTCGGCGCAGGCTCGATCGTCGGCGACGCGCATTTCCCCGCCTACCGAAAGGCGGGGTTCCCGGTTGCCGGACTTTATGATCCGGATCAGGCCAAGGCACAGACGCTGGCCGAGAAATGGGGCGTGACGGCGTTCCGCTCGGTGGACGAAGCCGCAGCCGTCAAGGACGCGATCTTCGATCTGGCGACGCCGCCGGGACGGCACGCCGAGATCCTGAGGGCTCTGCCCGATGGTGCGGTAGCGCTGATCCAGAAGCCGATGGGCAATTATCTCGGCGAGGCGACAGAAATCCTCGAAATCTGCCGCGCCAAGAAACTCAAGGCAGCGGTGAATTTCCAGCTGCGTTTTGCGCCGATGATGCTGGCGCTGAAAGATGCCATCGCCAAGGGCTGGCTCGGCGCGGTCGTCGACTTCGACGCCTGGTTGGCGCTGGCGACACCGTGGCAGCTTTGGGAATTCCTGCTGAAAGCACCGCGCGTCGAGATCGCCATGCATTCGATCCACTATCTCGATCTGATCCGGCAGCTGCTCGGCGATCCCAGGGGCGTCCACGCCAAGACGCTTGGCCATCCTAACCACGCGGTGGCGCAGACGCGCACCAGCGCCATCCTCGACTATGGCGACACCGTGCGCTGCGCGCTGTCGATCAACCACGACCACAAATTCGGCCGCCGGCACCAGGCCTGCGACTTCCGCATCTGCGGCACCGAAGGCGCGGCCTATCTCAAGCTCGGCCTCAATCTCGACTACCCGCGCGGCGAGCCGGACATTCTGGAGATTTTTCCCAAAGGCGGATCGGACTGGATTGCCGTGCCACTGGCCGGAGAATGGTTTCCTGACGCCTTCGTCGGCCGCATGGCCAATGTCCAGCGTTTCGCTGCCGGCGAAGATGCAACTCTGATCAGTCCGGTCGAGGACGCCTGGAGCACGATGGCGCTGGTTGAGGCCGCCTACCGGTCGAGCGCGGCGCTGGCGACGCCGATCGCGGAAAGACCCTGA
- a CDS encoding L-rhamnose mutarotase codes for MQRMGMVLGLKSEKVEEYVGLHAAVWPDVLTMISACNIKNYSIYLKRPENLLFSYFEYHGTDYAADMAKMAADPKTQEWWALCMPCQEPLATRKEGEWWATMDEVFHHD; via the coding sequence ATGCAGCGGATGGGAATGGTGCTCGGGTTGAAGTCCGAAAAGGTCGAGGAATATGTCGGCCTGCATGCCGCAGTCTGGCCTGACGTGCTGACCATGATCTCGGCCTGCAACATCAAGAATTATTCGATCTACCTGAAACGGCCGGAGAACCTCCTGTTCTCCTATTTCGAATATCACGGCACCGACTACGCCGCCGACATGGCCAAAATGGCGGCCGACCCGAAGACACAGGAATGGTGGGCGCTCTGCATGCCATGCCAGGAGCCGCTTGCGACGCGCAAGGAAGGCGAATGGTGGGCGACGATGGACGAGGTCTTCCATCATGACTGA
- a CDS encoding mandelate racemase/muconate lactonizing enzyme family protein: MAKIEKIELRMVDLVPKVKRTDAIQSFVSQETPIVTITDSDGAVGTGYSYTIGTGGSSVMRLLSDHLAPRLIGRDPDMIEAIWHDLEFATHATTIGAITAIAIAAIDTALWDLRAKKQGLPLWKLAGGARDRCPLYTTEGGWLHIETQALVDDALAAKAKGFRGSKVKIGKPHGSEDLARLSAVRKAVGDRYEIMTDANQGFSVDEAIRRAAKLRELDLAWIEEPLPADDIDGHVRLSSSTATPIAIGESLYSMRHFREYMQKGACSIVQVDVGRIGGITPWLKIAHAAEAFDIPVCPHFLMELHVSLTCAVQNGRYVEYIPQLDQLTGTHMRIEDGQALAPDEPGIGIDWDWDAVNAMSIAEFTTAITT; the protein is encoded by the coding sequence ATGGCAAAGATCGAGAAGATAGAACTGCGCATGGTCGACCTTGTGCCCAAGGTCAAGCGCACTGACGCCATCCAGAGTTTCGTCAGCCAGGAGACGCCTATCGTAACGATCACCGATTCCGACGGCGCGGTCGGCACCGGCTACAGCTACACGATCGGCACCGGCGGCTCGTCGGTGATGCGGCTGTTGTCCGACCATCTGGCGCCGCGCCTGATCGGCCGCGACCCTGACATGATCGAGGCGATCTGGCACGATCTCGAATTCGCCACCCATGCCACGACGATCGGCGCGATCACGGCCATCGCCATCGCCGCGATCGACACCGCACTCTGGGACCTGCGGGCGAAGAAGCAGGGCCTGCCGTTGTGGAAGCTCGCCGGCGGCGCCAGGGACCGCTGCCCGCTCTACACGACCGAGGGCGGCTGGCTTCATATCGAGACGCAGGCGCTGGTCGACGACGCGCTGGCTGCCAAGGCCAAGGGCTTTCGCGGCTCGAAGGTCAAGATCGGCAAGCCGCACGGATCGGAGGACCTCGCGCGGCTGTCGGCGGTGCGCAAGGCGGTCGGCGACCGCTACGAGATCATGACCGACGCCAATCAGGGTTTTTCTGTCGACGAGGCGATCCGGCGCGCGGCGAAGCTGCGCGAGCTCGATCTCGCCTGGATCGAGGAGCCGCTGCCGGCCGACGACATCGACGGCCATGTGCGGCTATCGAGCTCGACCGCGACGCCGATCGCCATCGGCGAGTCGCTCTATTCCATGCGCCACTTTCGCGAATACATGCAGAAAGGCGCCTGCTCGATCGTCCAGGTCGATGTCGGCCGCATCGGCGGCATCACGCCCTGGCTCAAGATCGCCCATGCGGCGGAGGCTTTCGACATCCCGGTCTGCCCGCATTTCCTGATGGAACTGCATGTCAGCCTCACCTGCGCTGTTCAGAACGGCCGATATGTCGAGTACATTCCGCAGCTCGACCAGTTGACCGGCACACATATGCGCATCGAGGATGGGCAGGCGCTGGCGCCCGACGAGCCTGGCATCGGCATCGACTGGGATTGGGACGCGGTCAACGCCATGAGCATCGCCGAATTTACCACGGCGATCACGACATAA
- a CDS encoding ABC transporter ATP-binding protein: MAIVSLKSLTKRYGNIEIVHGIDLDITDREFIALVGPSGCGKSTTLRMIAGLEEISAGSIEIGGRIVNDLPPRSRNISMVFQSYALYPHMTVRENLGFSLKIAGAATDDMDRRVAEASAILGLDALLDRRPSQLSGGQRQRVAMGRAIVRDPDVFLFDEPLSNLDAKLRTQMRTEIKKLHAKVRSTVIYVTHDQVEAMTLADRIVIMRDGYIEQVGTPDEVFRRPATRFVAGFIGSPPMNLHEATVDDGQLVFASGEKLPLPGQFKANVAAGDKVVFGLRPDDIYPTGHGISSGAAADVHQIELPITVTEPLGNETLVFVEFNGSDWVSRMLNQKPLKPGERVGMSLDMPQAHLFDAGTGKTLRS; encoded by the coding sequence ATGGCAATTGTTTCCCTCAAAAGCCTGACCAAGCGCTACGGCAATATCGAAATCGTGCACGGCATCGATCTCGATATCACCGATCGCGAATTCATCGCGCTGGTCGGCCCCTCCGGCTGCGGCAAGTCGACGACATTGCGCATGATCGCCGGGCTGGAGGAGATCAGCGCCGGTTCGATCGAGATCGGCGGGCGCATCGTCAACGACCTGCCGCCGCGCTCGCGCAACATTTCGATGGTGTTCCAGTCCTATGCGCTTTACCCGCACATGACAGTCCGCGAGAATCTCGGCTTTTCCCTGAAGATCGCGGGCGCCGCCACGGACGACATGGACCGCCGCGTCGCCGAGGCTTCGGCCATTCTCGGCCTCGATGCGCTGTTGGACCGCCGCCCCTCGCAACTGTCTGGCGGCCAGCGCCAGCGCGTTGCCATGGGCCGCGCCATCGTCCGCGATCCGGATGTTTTCCTGTTCGACGAGCCGCTTTCCAATCTGGACGCCAAGCTCAGAACGCAGATGCGCACCGAGATCAAGAAATTGCACGCCAAGGTGCGCTCGACGGTGATCTACGTCACGCATGACCAGGTCGAGGCGATGACGCTTGCCGACCGCATCGTCATAATGCGCGACGGCTACATCGAACAGGTCGGCACGCCCGACGAGGTCTTCCGGCGGCCGGCGACGCGCTTCGTCGCCGGCTTCATCGGCTCGCCGCCGATGAACCTGCATGAGGCAACGGTCGACGATGGCCAGCTGGTTTTCGCCAGCGGTGAAAAGCTGCCCCTGCCCGGCCAATTCAAGGCCAATGTCGCGGCCGGCGACAAGGTGGTGTTCGGACTGCGGCCGGACGACATCTATCCAACCGGCCACGGCATCAGTTCCGGCGCGGCGGCGGACGTCCACCAGATCGAGCTGCCGATCACGGTCACCGAACCGCTCGGCAACGAGACGCTGGTATTCGTCGAATTCAACGGCAGCGACTGGGTTTCGCGCATGCTGAATCAGAAACCGCTGAAGCCGGGCGAGCGGGTGGGGATGAGCCTCGACATGCCGCAGGCGCATCTGTTTGACGCCGGGACCGGGAAGACATTGCGGAGCTGA
- a CDS encoding carbohydrate ABC transporter permease, whose protein sequence is MDENSAARLKRRLAGIVYRIGLFLAMLTICLPGLWIVISSLRPTVEIMAKPPVWIPQEISFDAYVAMFSGIGKGGIPVIEYFRNSLVISVTSTIIAVAIGMAGGYAFARYRFRGKSSVFLGLMLTRTVPGIALSLPLFFLYVRLGIIDTHFGLILAYVALNVPFTIWLIDGFFRQVPKDLAEAAQIDGCTRWQAFWQVEFPLARPGIASAAIFAFLTCWNEFALASQLTRSVSAKTLPVGLLDYTAEFTIDWRGMCALAVVMIIPALTLTYIVQKHLVGGLTSGAVKG, encoded by the coding sequence ATGGACGAGAATTCTGCCGCCCGCCTGAAGCGCCGGCTTGCCGGCATCGTCTATCGCATCGGCCTGTTCCTGGCGATGCTGACCATCTGCCTGCCCGGCCTGTGGATCGTCATCTCGTCGCTGCGGCCGACAGTCGAGATCATGGCCAAGCCGCCGGTGTGGATTCCGCAGGAGATCTCGTTCGATGCCTATGTCGCCATGTTCAGCGGCATCGGCAAGGGAGGCATCCCGGTGATCGAATATTTCCGCAATTCGCTGGTCATCTCGGTGACCTCGACCATCATTGCGGTCGCCATCGGCATGGCCGGCGGCTACGCCTTCGCCCGCTATCGCTTCCGCGGCAAGTCGAGCGTCTTCCTCGGCCTGATGCTGACGCGCACCGTGCCGGGCATCGCGCTGTCGCTGCCGCTGTTCTTCCTCTACGTGAGGCTCGGCATCATCGATACGCATTTCGGCCTGATCCTTGCCTATGTCGCGCTCAACGTGCCCTTCACCATCTGGCTGATCGACGGCTTCTTCCGCCAGGTGCCGAAGGATCTCGCCGAAGCAGCGCAGATCGACGGCTGCACGCGCTGGCAGGCCTTCTGGCAGGTCGAGTTCCCGCTCGCCAGACCCGGCATCGCGTCCGCCGCCATCTTCGCCTTCCTGACCTGCTGGAACGAGTTCGCGCTGGCCTCGCAACTGACCCGTTCGGTGAGCGCCAAGACATTGCCCGTCGGCCTGCTCGACTATACCGCCGAGTTCACCATCGACTGGCGCGGCATGTGCGCGCTGGCCGTGGTGATGATCATCCCGGCGCTTACCCTCACCTACATCGTCCAAAAACACCTTGTCGGCGGCCTGACCTCCGGCGCGGTGAAAGGCTGA